Proteins from one Besnoitia besnoiti strain Bb-Ger1 chromosome XIII, whole genome shotgun sequence genomic window:
- a CDS encoding putative protein kinase (encoded by transcript BESB_030950) encodes MNAALERQATECGVRTVPVERKFIDEKGLRHINNYVVGRRLGSGHFSSLKQYDLVDPGTGAVAGQFACKRYRKAVLARKKQFRKDPETGRPQIYSKLQEVLEEIKVLAMLNHPHCLHLREVLSTSRYDDSEDGKLYIITNLQACGAVMSLEDAQNEDDEETFVPALPHKSTIPEAVCRCIIRDAAKGLLYMHEELNAAHRDVKPDNLLMGEDGTVQLGDMGTAEFMDARGRVRHTKGTYMFMAPESMRVSGADDEAPYTGHSGRAADVWALGISLYVMLFGRTPFKATACMETLFEQLERGHVEIPPGEESAVSEQGKEVLGALLQAEVKDRITLPQLLEHPWIKEADSREAAAYAKRVLDAQSAAASAPA; translated from the exons ATGAACGCCGCGTTGGAGAGACAGGCCACTGAGTGCGGCGTCCGCACTGTGCCTGTAGAGAGAAAGTTCATCGACGAAAAGGGCCTCCGCCACATCAACAACTACGTCGTTGGCCGCCGACTCGGATCAG GTCACTTTTCCAGCCTGAAGCAGTACGATCTCGTGGACCCCGGGACGGGAGCAGTCGCTGGCCAGTTCGCCTGCAAGCGCTACCGAAAGGCGGTGctggcgcggaagaagcagtTTCGCAAAGATCCGGAGACGGGCAGGCCGCAGATCTACAGCAAGCTGCAGGAAGTGCTCGAGGAAATCAAAGTCCTCGCCATGCTCAACCACCCGCACTGCCTGCACCTGCGCGAGGTCCTCTCCACCTCCCGCTacgacgacagcgaggacgGCAAACTCTACATCA TCACCAACCTGCAAGCTTGTGGCGCCGTCATGAGCCTGGAGGACGCCcaaaacgaagacgacgaggagacgttTGTACCCGCTCTCCCGCACAAATCGACGATCCCCGAGGCTGTCTGCCGATGCATcatccgcgacgccgccaagGGCCTTCTCTACA TGCATGAGGAGTTGAACGCCGCTCATCGCGACGTCAAGCCCGACAATCTGCTTATGGGTGAAGACGGGACCGTTCAGCTCGGCGACATGGGGACAGCGGAGTTCATGgatgcgcgaggccgcgttCGCCACACCAAG GGCACGTATATGTTCATGGCGCCCGAGTCGATGCGCGTTTCCGGTgccgacgacgaagcgccCTACACGGGtcacagcggccgcgcggcggacgtcTGGGCTCTAGGCATCTCACTCTAC GTGATGCTTTTCGGGCGAACGCCGTTCAAAGCGACCGCATGCATGGAGACGCTCTTTGAACAGTTGGAGCGGGGCCACGTGGAGATTCCGCCGGGCGAAGAGTCCGCCGTGTCTGAGCAAGGCAAGGAAGTTCTGGGGGCCCTCCTTCAAGCCGAAGTGAAGGACCGAATCACGCTTCCCCAGCTTTTG